Part of the Streptomyces showdoensis genome is shown below.
CCACACCGGTGCCCGTCGCCGCCGACGCCTGCGCCTCCGCCACGACCGGACCCGACGGTTCGAACACCGCGGTCGCCTTCGCCGGACGGGGCCCCTGCCGCCCCACCCACCACCCGCACCCACCCCACCCGACGCACCCCACGCACCCCACGCACCCCACGCACCCGCCCCACCCCACCCATCCGCCGCACCCCACGCACTCCCCCTGCCCCACGGAGCCGCCGAAGCCCACCGAGACGCCGAAGCCGCCGGAGCCCACGAAGCCGCCCGAGCCCCCCGAGCCGAGCCCTCCGCCTCCGCCGCCCCCGCCCAGCCCCGTACCGCCGCCCGCGCCGAAGCCCCCGCCCGTGCGCACGCCTCCCCCGCCGAAGCCGGCCCCGGCCCCCGAGCCCGCACCCACCACGCGCGAGGCCGCGCCGCCGCCCGCGCCGCCGAAACCTTCCCCCTCACCGACCCTGCGCCCGCCCGCGCCCGTGGCCCTGCCGCACTACCGGCGGGCGGCGGCCCGCGCGAAGCCCGAGAGCGCCCCGAACGTCCTCACCACCACCCTGCTCATCACCGCCCCGGCCGTGATCGCGACCGCGATCCTGCGCCCCCGCGGTTCCCGCTGAGCCCCGCGCTCGGCCAACGGAGGAAACCGTGTCCGAATGGCTCGTCCTGACCATCGCGATGGCCGCCGCGTGCGCCGTCGTCCTCGCCATCGTCGTCATCAACCACCGGAGGATTCCGGAGGACGACGACCCCAGCGAGACCCCTGACGTCATCGAGTACATGACGATGATGATCGGCGTGGTCTACGCGATCGTCCTCGGTCTCGCGATCGCCGGCGTCTGGGAGGCCCGCAGCGCCGCCCAGGAGACCGTGCGCCAGGAGGCGCAGGCGCTGCACGAGATCTCCGCGCGGGCCGAGGTGTACCCGGTCGCCGTGCGGGAGCGGATCCGCTCCGACGTCGACACGTACGTCCGGTACGTCGTCGAGGGCGAGTTCCCCCACATGTCGGAGCACGGCGAGCTCAGCGACGAGGGGACGGAGCTGCTGGAGAAGGTGCGCCGGAGCGTGACCGACTACCGGCCGGCCAACGACTTCGAGGGGCAGGCCTACCAGCCGCTGGTGGACCAGGTGGCCGTCGCCGACGACGCGCGCGGGGCCCGCGGGCAGAGCGCGGGGGACACGATGCCCGGGGTGGTCTGGTTCGGCCTGATCATCGGCGCCCTGGTGACCGTCGGCCTGATCTTCACGCTCCAGATCCGGCGCACCGGGAAGGAGTTGCTGCTCGCCGGCCTCTTCAGCGCGCTGATCGCCTTCCTGCTCTTCCTCATCTGGGACTTCGACGCCCCCTTCGGCAGGGGCATCGCCGCGACCGCCGCGCCGTTCACCGACCTGTTCCCGCAGCTCACCGGCTGACCGGGGAGCCCTATGTAGGCCGGGTGGGGGACTTCGGTGCCCCATTCGCGCGTCTGGGATCGCGGCTGTGATAGAGGGCTCCTAGCGTTTCGGGCATCGAGGTGCATGTCATCCGATGTGTGGAAAACCCTTCCGCAGCTGCTCCTCGGGACCCGGAGGATTCACCATGCGCGCGATACGTGCCGCGTCCACCGTTCTGCTGGGGGCGGCCGCCCTCGCCCTGGCCGCGCCGCTCGCCGTCGCCGCCGACGGCCCGCCCGGGGCGCCGCGGCCGCAGGCGCCCCGGGCCAAGCAGGCGGGCGACTTCGTCATCTCCCCCGGGACCGTCGCCCCGGGCGGCCGGATCACCCTGAGCGCCCCGGGATGCGCGAGTACGGCGACGGCGTCGGCCGGCATCTTCGACACGGTCACGATCGCGCCGGGTTCGTCGGCGACCGCGGCGGTGGACCTCGACGCCAAGCGCGGCGCCGTCTACACGGTGTCGTTCAACTGCACCGGGGGGATCTCCAACACCGTCGACCTGACGATCAGCGGCGGAGCCACCTCGACGCCCACCGCGAGCTCGACGCTGCTGAACCCGCCGCGCGGAGTCCAGGGCGGCCTCGGCGGCTCCATCGGCTCGGCGGACGCCTGGACGATGGCGGCCGGCGGTGCCATGGTGCTCGCCGCCGCCACCGGTGTGGTGCTCGTCGTGCGGCGCAGGTCCGCCGAAGGCCGCCGCCACTGACGGCCGGCGCGGACGGTGCCGCGCACGCCCGTCGCCCCCGGGTCCTGGACGAGGACCCGGGGGCGACGGGCGTTGCGGGCCGACCGGGAGGTTCGGCCGGTCAGACCGCGCCGGACATGCGGCGCCGGCGGGCGATGAACAGACCGCCGCCCAGCGCGGCCGCGGCGACCAGGCTGCCGCCGACGGCCATCTCGGTGGAGCTCGGCGCGAGCGAGCCGCCCAGGCCGCCCTGCGCACCCTGGCCCGGCAGCACCCGGAACGGCTGGGTGAGCGTGCGGCCGCCGCACTGGACGGCCAGGTTGTACTGGCCCGGGGTGGCGTTGTTGTAGATGCGGGCCGTGGCGGTGGACACCCCGTTGACGGTGGCGGAGAGCGTGGTCGTCGCGAAGGCGTTGGACGTGACCGTGCCGCCGGCGCAGCCCCGGACGGTGATCGTGAGGATCGCCCCCTGGTGGACCGCGAAGGGCGACACCGTGACGCCGTTGGAACCGTCTCCGCCCCGCTGGACCTCGGAAGAGTTGACGGTCACGCTGCTGGGCCCGTTGGTGGCGGTGGCGAGGGGGGCCGCGAGTCCGAGCGCCGCGAACGCGGTCGCCGTCACCGCCAGAGTGCGTGCAGCACGCATGGTGGAACCTCCTGTGGAAGACGCCCCAAAGCGGTGCTCCGGGAGATTCGACGAGTACGCCTTCCATGACGAACCATCACAAGACGGAACGGGCCCCGCATGTCGGCCTTGGGCCACCCCGGTGAGGCCGGGCACCGGCCGAACGGTGGGCGAATCTGACGGTTCCGCAGGTCACGCACCATCAGGCCGATGATCTGACGATTACTCGGATGGGTTATCACCCGGACGCCGCCGCACCGACGGCCGACACCCGTTCGCCCCGCCCCGATCGCCGGTCCCGCCGGGCGCCCTTACCGTTCCCGTGACGCCCACGAAGGGAGAACCATGAGGACCAAGGACTTCAGCGTCCTCGACGCGGCCAGGAGACGCCAACCCTGGGGAGCCCTGGCTCTGGTGATGCTGTCCGGCCTGGCGATAATGCGCAACGGCGTCGGCTTCGAATCGGGTCCCCCGCAGCCCGCCGCCGCGGCCCGTCCGGTCATCCGTCCCGTCGGCCCCGCTCCGACCGCGGCCGCCGGGATGGAGCCGCTGCCGTTCGCCCCGGCCTCCCGGATCCGCATCCCGGCCCTCCGCGTGGCCGCCCCGATCATGGACGTGGGCCTGGACGACAACGGGTGGATCAGCGCTCCCCCGCCGCAGGACGCCAACCTCGCCGGCTGGTACCAGAACGGCATCGCGCCGGGCATGCGCGGCACCTCCGTCGTCGTGGGCCATGTGGACAACCAGGCGGGCCCCGCCGTCTTCTACGGGCTCGGCTCCCTGCAGAAGGGCCAGCACGTCGAGGTCGAACGGTTCGACGGCCGGATCGCGGTCTTCGAGATCTACGGGGTCGAGGTCTACGCGAAGAACGACTTCCCCGTACAGGTCTACGCCGACACCGGCGAGCCCGAGCTCCGGGTGATCACCTGCGGCGGCGGCTACTCGCGGGCGCACGGCTACGACGGCAACGTGGTCGTCTACGCCCGCATGGTCGACTCGCGGTAGCGGCGACGGGACACCCCGGCGAGGGCCCCGGCACGGGTGGACGTGCCGGGGCCCTCGCGCCCGTCGCGCGCCGGGCGGTGCCCAGCCGTGCTCAGCGGCGCGGGACGGTGATGCTGTAGCCCGCGTCGAGGAGTTCGGGCAGATAGCGCTTGAGCGCGGCCACGCTGCGCGAACGGTCGCCGCCCGCGTCGTGGTTCAGCACGACGACCCCGGGCCCGGCTCCGTCCAGGACCCGGCGCACGATGGAGTCGGCGGGCGGCTCCTTCCAGTCCAGGGTGTCGACGGTCCAGGCCATCGGCTCCATCCCCAGCTCGGCGCCGATCTCGAACGAGAGCCGGTTCCACGCCCCGTAGGGGGCCCGGTACCAGAGCGGCGGGGTGCCGAGGGCCTGTTCGATCACCTCGCTGGTGGAGCCGAGCTCCCGGCGGATGAGGGAGGGCCGCAGCTTCGGGATGAGCGGGTGGGACCAGGAGTGGTTGCCGACCACGTGCCCGTCCGCGGCCATCTCCTTGAGCAGGTCCTGGTTGTCGACAGCCATCTCGCCGCAGACGAAGAACATCGCCCGGCAGCCGTACCGGCGCAGGGTGGCGAGGATCTCCGGGGTGTAGCGGGGGTCGGGACCGTCGTCGAAGGTGAGCACCATCGAGCGGCCGACGCCGGTCAGGTGGAGGAAGGGCCGGGTGCGCACCGGCGGGACCGCCCGCCGGAAGGCGGGGGGCGCGTAGCCGGTCATCGGCTGGAGGCGGTAGGCGGCGGGCCGCAGCCGGGCCTGTGCCTGTGCCCCCGGCGCGCCGGCCGGACGCGCCGGGGGTGACGGGGGTGCCGCCCCTGCGGCGGGGCCGACTTCGGAGCCGCTCATGCGGTCCGCCGCGAAGACCCCGACCGTGGCCGTGGCCCCGAGCGCGGCGGCGAGCCTCAGCAGCGAGCGCCGCCCCACGGGCTTCTCATCGTTTTTCATGACCAATGGTTCGTACGGAGGACCCCGCGGGCTTCTCAGCGACACCGGCCGCTCGTCCGAAAGCACCCGATGAGCCGATAGCCTCGGAGGGTGAGTGGTTTCGAACGAGGTACCGACGGCCCGAAGGTGATCCTGGCCGGGGTGGACGGCTCCGAGTCCTCCCTGCGCGCCGCCTCCTACGCGGCCGGCCTGGCCCGGCGGCAGAACGCCCTGCTGGCCCTGGTCTACGTGCAGCCGCTGGTCCCGGTGGGGGCGGCGCTGGGCGCGCCGGTCGCCGGGACCACGGAGGAGATCGCCGAGGGCCTGGTGACCGAGATCCGCGAGGCGATGGAGCGGGTCAAGGGGATCTGGCAGGTGCGCTGGGAGTTCCACACCTTCCGCGGGGACCCGTACGCGGGCCTGGTCGCCGCCGCCGACGAGCTCAGGGCGGACGCGGTGGTCGTGGGCGTCTCGGAGTCGGCCGGGCACCGTTTCGTCGGCTCGGTCGCGGTGCGCCTGGTCAAGGCGGGCCGCTGGCCGGTGACCGTGGTGCCCTAGGTTCTTCGGGTCCGGATCCGGGTCCGGGTCCGGGTCCGGGTCCGGACTCCGGTTCCGGTTCCGGGTTCCGTCCGGGGTTCCGGGAAGTCGGGAGGCTACTCCCCCATGACCAGGCCCTCGCGGGCGGCGCCGCGGCCGAGGACGACCTCGCGGATGGTGTCGCGGGTGTCGGTGTACTGCAGCTCGCCCTTCCGGATCGCCTCGTTGAGGTTCACGACCCGGCCGCGGGCGGTGTCGAAGAACTGCGGGACGAACTCGGCCTTGGTGACCTGCCAGCGCGCGCCGGGTACGGCCGGCGGGGCGAAGGTGAAGCGGGCCAGGGTGCCCTGGTTGCCGCGCCCGTCGTGGGAGCCCTCGTAGTTGATCATGTCGCCGGCGATCTGGTCGCCCATGCCGTACACGATCCAGGTGCCGTTGACCTTCTCGTACGCCTGCGGGACGTGGGCGTGCGTGCCGAGCACGAGGTCGATGTCGGGGCGGTCGCCGGTGCGCGAGGCGGTGAGGGCGCGGCCGAGGGTGAGCTGCCGGTCGTCGGGTTCGGTCTGCCACTCGGTGCCCCAGTGGACGGAGACCACCACGACGTCGGCCCCGGCCCTGCGGGCGGCCCGGGCGTCGGCGACGATCTTCCGCTCGTCGATCACGTTGACGGCCCAGGGCTGCCCCTCGGGCAGCGGGTAGCCGTTGGTGTCGTAGGTGTAGGCCAGCTGGGCCACGGTGGCGCCGCCCGCC
Proteins encoded:
- a CDS encoding DUF4239 domain-containing protein, with translation MSEWLVLTIAMAAACAVVLAIVVINHRRIPEDDDPSETPDVIEYMTMMIGVVYAIVLGLAIAGVWEARSAAQETVRQEAQALHEISARAEVYPVAVRERIRSDVDTYVRYVVEGEFPHMSEHGELSDEGTELLEKVRRSVTDYRPANDFEGQAYQPLVDQVAVADDARGARGQSAGDTMPGVVWFGLIIGALVTVGLIFTLQIRRTGKELLLAGLFSALIAFLLFLIWDFDAPFGRGIAATAAPFTDLFPQLTG
- a CDS encoding class F sortase; protein product: MRTKDFSVLDAARRRQPWGALALVMLSGLAIMRNGVGFESGPPQPAAAARPVIRPVGPAPTAAAGMEPLPFAPASRIRIPALRVAAPIMDVGLDDNGWISAPPPQDANLAGWYQNGIAPGMRGTSVVVGHVDNQAGPAVFYGLGSLQKGQHVEVERFDGRIAVFEIYGVEVYAKNDFPVQVYADTGEPELRVITCGGGYSRAHGYDGNVVVYARMVDSR
- a CDS encoding polysaccharide deacetylase family protein yields the protein MKNDEKPVGRRSLLRLAAALGATATVGVFAADRMSGSEVGPAAGAAPPSPPARPAGAPGAQAQARLRPAAYRLQPMTGYAPPAFRRAVPPVRTRPFLHLTGVGRSMVLTFDDGPDPRYTPEILATLRRYGCRAMFFVCGEMAVDNQDLLKEMAADGHVVGNHSWSHPLIPKLRPSLIRRELGSTSEVIEQALGTPPLWYRAPYGAWNRLSFEIGAELGMEPMAWTVDTLDWKEPPADSIVRRVLDGAGPGVVVLNHDAGGDRSRSVAALKRYLPELLDAGYSITVPRR
- a CDS encoding universal stress protein, with amino-acid sequence MSGFERGTDGPKVILAGVDGSESSLRAASYAAGLARRQNALLALVYVQPLVPVGAALGAPVAGTTEEIAEGLVTEIREAMERVKGIWQVRWEFHTFRGDPYAGLVAAADELRADAVVVGVSESAGHRFVGSVAVRLVKAGRWPVTVVP
- a CDS encoding CapA family protein; translated protein: MTSRTRPGAAALAALLLAAASGCVLQDGAPATPSAPGRTPRHPAAPGGASAPAGFTLVASGDVLPHDSVIRQANADAGGAGYDFRPMLSGVKPVVSGADLAICHMETVYGEEGGPYTGYPAFKAPPEVAAALGETGYDSCSTASNHTLDDGAAGLRRTLDALDKAGVRHAGSARTAEEAARPALLRAGGATVAQLAYTYDTNGYPLPEGQPWAVNVIDERKIVADARAARRAGADVVVVSVHWGTEWQTEPDDRQLTLGRALTASRTGDRPDIDLVLGTHAHVPQAYEKVNGTWIVYGMGDQIAGDMINYEGSHDGRGNQGTLARFTFAPPAVPGARWQVTKAEFVPQFFDTARGRVVNLNEAIRKGELQYTDTRDTIREVVLGRGAAREGLVMGE